The Thalassophryne amazonica chromosome 6, fThaAma1.1, whole genome shotgun sequence genome includes a region encoding these proteins:
- the LOC117512520 gene encoding histone-lysine N-methyltransferase PRDM16-like has product MSKNSLLSLRAEMMGDDNPLLYEYLPKGGHSLSWLSSNNYCSTLRPGATGATIHNKQGAGSSPPPPLPLLHPHLPPSPPPLPSSAYCPPTPPTPLHPSEPRPLEAPGLQAGVPLMHSQGLDMEVEEAPEGPKPHTSPEEGERDKGRVTDNSTGEQCHVERDQMANGCCGEGLTVSASMPVAGRGKKGLMGGSEESVLPEPGAWSAQGLACSLCKRLFSSLEHLRDHEYRHTLSLMALTLDWPNMPGSHHRPPQAHHQLQSQPLLFYHQPLYRPQVSDSAPLRYLCSQCPASFTLKSNADRHEKTIHFKKKLMQCTYCLKHFRDRTDLHRHLSSVHSKERDYTCPACSKAFSTQKNLATHFKVCCQLGSVPGAVVELGGGMGMEMSQGGVPDPLWRLSGDMKVENTNHSINIKN; this is encoded by the exons ATGAGTAAGAACAGCCTGCTGTCATTGCGGGCTGAGATGATGGGAGATGATAACCCCTTGCTGTACGAGTACCTACCTAAAGGAGGACACTCCCTGTCGT GGCTCAGCTCCAACAACTACTGCAGCACGCTCCGGCCAGGGGCCACGGGGGCCACTATTCATAACAAACAAGGGGCTggctcctctcctcctcctcctcttccactGCTTCATCCTCATCTTCCACCATCTCCACCACCACTGCCATCATCAGCATACTGCCCACCCACTCCACCCACGCCACTGCACCCCTCTGAGCCCCGGCCCCTGGAGGCCCCCGGTCTGCAGGCTGGGGTGCCCCTGATGCATTCACAAGGGTTGGACATGGAAGTGGAAGAGGCTCCTGAGGGTCCAAAGCCCCACACCTCGCCTGAG GAGGGCGAGAGAGACAAAGGACGCGTGACAGACAACAGCACAG GTGAGCAGTGTCATGTTGAGAGGGATCAGATGGCTAACGGCTGCTGCGGTGAAGGCTTGACTGTCTCTGCGTCCATGCCTGTGGCGGGCAGAGGGAAGAAAGGGCTGATGGGTGGATCAGAGGAAAGTGTTCTGCCAGAGCCGGGTGCCTGGTCTGCACAGGGGTTAGCCTGCTCCCTGTGCAAGCGGCTGTTCAGCAGCCTGGAGCATCTCAGGGATCACGAGTACCGCCACACCTTGTCTCTGATGGCCTTGACTCTGGACTGGCCCAACATGCCGGGTTCACACCATCGACCTCCCCAAGCTCATCACCAGCTGCAATCCCAGCCTCTCCTTTTCTACCACCAGCCTCTCTACCGCCCCCAAGTGTCAGATTCTGCGCCATTACGTTACCTGTGTTCCCAGTGCCCCGCCAGCTTCACACTCAAATCGAATGCAGACCGACACGAGAAGACCATCCACTTCAAGAAGAAGCTGATGCAGTGCACGTACTGTCTGAAACACTTCAGAGACCGCACGGACCTGCACCGGCACCTGTCGTCCGTGCACTCCAAAGAGAGAGACTACACCTGCCCTGCTTGTTCTAAGGCTTTTAGCACCCAGAAAAACCTGGCTACACATTTTAAAGTGTGCTGTCAGTTGGGGTCAGTGCCAGGGGCTGTGGTGGAACTGGGAGGCGGTATGGGGATGGAAATGTCTCAGGGTGGGGTCCCGGATCCGCTGTGGCGGCTCTCTGGAGATATGAAAGTAGAAAATACTAACCACAGCATCAATATTAAAAACTGA